The following are encoded together in the Montipora foliosa isolate CH-2021 chromosome 12, ASM3666993v2, whole genome shotgun sequence genome:
- the LOC137980581 gene encoding L-2-hydroxyglutarate dehydrogenase, mitochondrial-like: MNDTGQVPDPNFPFLGVHFTPRIDGSVWLGPNAVLAFAREGYKLTDVNFSDLIDALGYRGLRKLMFQYFTFGVGEYYRGIFISAQVKQLQRYIPSLKVQDVERGPAGVRAQAMDLEGNLVEDFVFDGGAGDIGSRVLHVRNAPSPGATSSLAIAKMVAEKVQERFNLWRQ; this comes from the exons ATGAATGATACAGGACAA GTTCCAGACCCTAACTTTCCATTTCTTGGGGTCCATTTCACCCCGCGTATTGATGGCAGCGTTTGGCTTGGCCCCAATGCAGTATTGGCTTTCGCAAGGGAAGGATACAAACTCACAGATGTAAATTTCTCAGACTTGATAGATGCATTGGGATACCG CGGGCTAAGAAAGCTGATGTTCCAGTATTTTACGTTTGGAGTTGGGGAATATTACAGAGGAATTTTCATTTCAGCTCAAGTCAAGCAACTACAAAGATACATTCCTAGTCTTAAAGTCCAGGATGTAGAGAG GGGCCCTGCAGGTGTTCGTGCACAGGCCATGGACCTTGAAGGAAATTTAGTGGAAGATTTTGTGTTCGACGGAGGTGCAGGGGACATCGGAAGCCGAGTGCTGCATGTCAGAAATGCTCCATCTCCCGGGGCAACCTCGTCTTTGGCCATTGCTAAAATGGTTGCCGAAAAGGTCCAGGAGCGGTTTAATCTTTGGCGTCAATGA
- the LOC137980328 gene encoding ryncolin-2-like: MAFQLALLFTGIFVGTFAKTSVQTTKTPGISKPQCNVNNFYAGPHCCKKIEQQLTEIKEAIAALKTNGTGGSNDKVYKTCADVFNSGEKISGVYKIDPDGLGEFEVYCDHKTAGGGWTVFQKRQDGSVDFFRAWDAYKRGFGNLNGEFWLGLDKIHRLTVSSSNKLRVDLEDIHGNTAFAEYSSVTVASERAKYQLSLGKYSGTAGDSLAYHRGQAFSTKDRDNDQTGVNCAL; the protein is encoded by the exons ATGGCATTCCAGCTAGCTCTGCTTTTTACCGGGATTTTCGTTGGGACATTTGCCAAAACTTCTgtgcaaacaacaaaaaccCCTGGTATTAGTAAACCCCAGTGCAACGTGAACAACTTTTACGCCGGACCACACTGCTGTAAGAAGATCGAGCAGCAACTCACTGAGATCAAAGAAGCAATCGCTGCGCTGAAGACAAACGGAACTGGCGGTTCTAACGACAAAG TCTACAAGACCTGCGCCGATGTTTTCAACTCCGGCGAAAAGATAAGTGGTGTGTACAAAATCGATCCCGATGGTTTGGGAGAATTTGAAGTGTACTGTGATCACAAAACGGCCGGCGGAGGATGGACGgtctttcaaaaaagacaagacGGCTCCGTGGATTTCTTTCGCGCTTGGGACGCCTACAAACGAGGCTTTGGTAATCTAAATGGAGAGTTTTGGCTTGGACTGGACAAGATTCACCGCCTGACTGTAAGCAGCAGCAACAAGCTTCGCGTGGACTTGGAAGACATTCATGGAAATACAGCATTTGCCGAGTACAGTTCAGTTACAGTGGCAAGCGAGCGAGCAAAATACCAGCTGAGTTTGGGGAAATATTCAG GCACTGCAGGTGATTCCCTTGCCTATCACCGCGGCCAAGCGTTTAGCACCAAGGATCGTGACAATGATCAAACTGGAGTCAACTGTGCGTTATGA
- the LOC137980582 gene encoding ryncolin-2-like, whose product MIDHQLDFTNNFYAGPHCCKKIEQQLTEIKEAIAALKTNGTGGSNDKGYKTCADVFNSGEKISGVYKIDPDGLREFEVYCDHKTSGGGWTVFQERQDGSVDFFRAWDAYKRGFGNLNGEFWLGLDKIHRLTVSSSNKLRVDLEDIHGNTAFAEYSSVTVASERAKYQLSLGKYSGTAGDSLGVHRGHAFSTKDRDNDDYLAGNCASGYKSGSCFEKCHFANLNGLYLNGKTDLRGMSWYHWKNSHYSVKRSEMKIRPQNF is encoded by the exons atgaTAGACCAccagttggattttactaacaaCTTTTACGCCGGACCACATTGCTGTAAGAAGATCGAGCAACAACTCACTGAGATCAAAGAGGCAATCGCTGCGCTGAAGACAAACGGAACTGGCGGTTCTAACGACAAAG GCTACAAGACCTGCGCCGATGTTTTCAACTCCGGCGAAAAGATTAGTGGTGTGTACAAAATTGATCCCGATGGTCTGCGAGAATTTGAAGTGTACTGTGATCACAAAACTTCCGGCGGAGGATGGACGGTCTTTCAAGAAAGACAAGACGGCTCCGTAGATTTCTTTCGCGCGTGGGACGCCTACAAAAGAGGCTTTGGTAATCTGAATGGAGAGTTTTGGCTTGGATTGGACAAGATTCACCGCCTGACTGTAAGCAGCAGCAACAAGCTTCGCGTGGACTTGGAAGACATTCATGGAAATACAGCATTTGCTGAGTACAGTTCAGTTACTGTGGCAAGCGAGCGAGCAAAATACCAGCTGAGTTTGGGGAAATATTCAG gCACTGCAGGTGATTCCCTTGGCGTTCACCGCGGCCATGCGTTTAGCACCAAGGATCGCGATAATGATGACTATTTAGCTGGCAACTGTGCGTCAGGCTACAAAAGTGGCTCGTGTTTCGAGAAATGTCACTTCGCCAACCTGAATGGTCTGTATCTTAATGGCAAGACCGATCTACGTGGAATGAGCTGGTATCATTGGAAAAATAGTCACTACTCTGTCAAGCGGTCTGAGATGAAGATACGACCACAGAACTTTTAA
- the LOC137980585 gene encoding uncharacterized protein encodes MGKHDRCCVGGCDNDKRYLHLCVKRRHVEGDLIWHRFPKDPKKFEIWRKNIKRGLEFFNPGHETAFVCSNHFVDGKPTMNNPHPTLFIQRSDKQRRSPQKRTTRTKLPETSHSCEPSILIGSHSTSSYNCPEMLADDAHMEESNAADMGDCSEDKTVFIPMRMEQLTREHFYTGLNGTAAFNALFDLVVKKAAIMNYWKGEKNSKSKTNEKFEAYSKRLNVILYQPCEDTGSLRRGPPRKLTLEQELLLTLMRLHLGLLLEDLAWCFNISAGTASSIFITWVKLLSKELSWFIIWPSRPQIRSALPNCFRKCYPRVRVIIDCSEIFVETPSSLDVQAALWSDYKHHTTVKFLYGITPNGSSSYISPCYGGRATDIHIVRDSGFLKKLEPFDQVMADRGFKIQNDLLSHSATLCIPPSVKTGRQMLSKEVKETSRIANVRIYVEQAIKRMKEFRIIKNELPVLLLPVIDDIVTVCASLVNLLDPLCD; translated from the coding sequence ATGGGCAAGCACGATCGCTGTTGTGTTGGCGGCTGTGATAACGACAAAAGATATCTTCATTTGTGTGTCAAGCGCCGCCACGTGGAGGGCGATCTTATTTGGCATCGGTTTCCTAAAGACCCAAAGAAGTTTGAAATCTGGAGAAAAAATATTAAGCGAGGACTCGAATTCTTTAATCCTGGACATGAAACGGCCTTTGTTTGTTCTAATCACTTTGTTGATGGAAAGCCAACCATGAATAACCCACACCCGACTCTGTTCATTCAACGATCAGACAAACAGCGAAGGTCGCCTCAAAAAAGAACTACTCGCACAAAGTTGCCTGAAACATCACATTCGTGTGAACCGTCGATTCTTATCGGGTCTCATTCCACTTCTTCTTATAATTGCCCTGAAATGTTAGCGGATGATGCCCACATGGAAGAGTCCAACGCTGCCGACATGGGAGACTGCAGTGAAGACAAAACTGTATTCATCCCAATGAGAATGGAACAGCTAACAAGAGAACATTTTTATACTGGTTTGAACGGAACCGCAGCCTTTAACGCATTATTTGACCTCGTCGTAAAAAAAGCGGCAATAATGAATTATTGGAAGggcgaaaaaaattcaaagtcaaaaacaaatgaaaaatttgaagCTTACTCTAAGCGTCTGAATGTTATCCTTTATCAGCCGTGTGAAGATACTGGTTCCTTAAGGCGTGGTCCACCTAGAAAACTAACACTGGAACAAGAGCTATTGCTGACTTTGATGAGACTGCACCTTGGACTTCTGCTTGAAGACCTAGCATGGTGCTTTAATATTTCAGCTGGCACAGCCTCTTCAATTTTTATAACCTGGGTAAAATTACTATCAAAAGAATTGTCTTGGTTCATTATTTGGCCGTCAAGACCTCAAATTCGAAGCGCTTTGCCAAACTGTTTTCGAAAATGTTATCCCAGGGTCAGGGTGATCATTGATTGCTCTGAAATATTCGTTGAGACCCCAAGTAGTCTTGATGTTCAGGCAGCACTATGGAGTGATTACAAACATCATACCACAGTAAAGTTCTTGTATGGGATCACACCCAATGGCTCCTCTTCATACATTTCACCCTGTTATGGGGGCCGTGCAACAGATATTCACATTGTGCGAGACAGCGGCTTCCTAAAAAAATTGGAGCCATTTGACCAGGTAATGGCAGATCGAGGTTTCAAAATACAGAATGACTTGCTTTCTCATTCTGCAACACTGTGTATTCCACCCAGCGTGAAGACGGGTAGACAGATGCTTTCAAAGGAGGTTAAAGAAACATCAAGAATAGCTAATGTTCGGATCTATGTGGAACAGGCTATAAAACGAATGAAGGAGTTTAGAATCATTAAGAATGAATTACCAGTTCTACTGCTTCCTGTTATTGATGACATTGTAACTGTTTGTGCCAGCTTGGTAAATTTGTTGGATCCACTATGTGACTGA